One genomic window of Motacilla alba alba isolate MOTALB_02 chromosome 3, Motacilla_alba_V1.0_pri, whole genome shotgun sequence includes the following:
- the LOC119698561 gene encoding N-acylneuraminate-9-phosphatase, protein MGLHGVKAVFFDLDNTLIDTAAAGRRAIEEVISALQSKHHYGEGEARAVCDKVQAKLLKECHDPAKMCITDLRISHWEEAIQETIGGEANRDLAAECYYLWKTTRLQHLTLAEDTRAMLTELRKGLRLLLLTNGERQTQREKIEACACQPYFDAIVVGGEQKEEKPAPSIFHYCCDLLGVQPAECVMVGDSLDTDIQGGLNAGLKATVWLNKATTVPVDTSPVPHYIISSVLDLPAVLQKMEHNTNAKLETDHMAGSNEAH, encoded by the exons ATGGGGCTGCACGGCGTCAAGGCGGTGTTCTTCGACCTGGACAACACGCTGATCGACAcggccgcggcggggcggcgcgccATAGAGGAG GTGATAAGCGCCCTGCAGTCCAAGCACCACTACGGGGAGGGAGAGGCCCGCGCCGTCTGCGATAAGGTCCAGGCCAAGCTCCTCAAGGAGTGCCACGATCCCGCCAAGATGTGCATCACGGACCTGCGGATTTCGCACTGGGAGGAGGCGATCCAGGAGACCATCGGCGGGGAGGCGAACCGCGACCTGGCGGCCGAGTGCTATTACCTGTGGAAGACGACGCGGCTGCAGCACCTGACGCTGGCCGAGGACACGCGGGCCATGCTCACCGAGCTGCGGAAAGGCCTCcgcctgctgctcctcaccaaCGGCGAGCGGCAGACGCAGAGGGAGAAGATCGAGGCGTGCGCCTGCCAGCCCTACTTCGATGCCATCGTTGTGGGGGGAgagcagaaagaggagaaaCCGGCGCCATCCATCTTTCATTACTGTTGCGATCTCCTGGGGGTGCAGCCCGCGGAGTGCGTGATGGTCGGTGACTCTCTCGATACAGATATTCAAGGAGGCCTGAATGCTGGCTTGAAAGCAACGGTGTGGTTAAACAAAGCAACGACTGTCCCGGTAGATACCTCCCCCGTACCTCATTATATTATTTCTTCTGTACTGGATCTTCCAGCAGTGTTACAGAAGATGGAGCACAACACTAATGCTAAGTTAGAAACTGACCATATGGCTGGTAGCAATGAAGCACATTGA